ATAAATATCGTTATTAATGAAACAACTAAAGCTAAGCCAAAGCTTCTAATAGTTAATCCAATTAAATCTGTATTGAAGCCTTGATTCATCTGATCAATATTTATTATTGCCCAAGTAATTGGAATACCCAATGTAAGAATTGGAGGAGTAATGGTTATAACTTGAGCAAAGAATAGATTAATACCTTTTAACTCCCATTTTGGTGAGCCTCCACTACTTATCCCGTCTGTCCATCGTTTACTTCTTTCTCTTGATTTGCGTTCAATTGCAACTAATAAAAAAACTAAAATCAGAGCAAATAAGGCAAGAGCAATGGCACCTGAAGGCTCCCCCTCCTCTACCCAACTCTCAAGTATTCCAGCAGAAATACTTGGAATATTTAAAAGTTGAACGGCACCTAATTCATTTATGATTTCCATTGCCATTAAAGCTAACCCAGCAGTAATTGAGGGAATTGCTATTGGCAGAGAAATTCTAAAAAAACTTTTCCAAGGACCTATCCCAAGAGTTCTGCATGCCTCAATTTGCTTTCTACCACCTTTCTCAAAACTTTCTGAACTTAGTAGAAATACATATGGATAGGTTGTGAATGCCATTATTACTACACCCCACAACATACCGGTTATTCTGATGGAATTTATGCTACCGAGGTCAATGAATGTAGCTGCTAAAAGATACGCTGGAGTTGCGAAAGGAATTAGTTGGCAAACCCTAAGAACTTTTCTCCCTTTGAAATGGCAATTGGCTAAAATCCAACCATTAGCTACTCCTAAAAATCCTCCTAAAGTTAGAGAAAGAATTAATAATAATACTGTTCCTTTTATTTCATTAATATTGTTTATCGTCAAATAGATAGACCCTTTTTGAATACCGTATAAACCCTCTCTTACGAGTGTAAATAACGGCCATAAAATAAAAAATGTTAATAAAATTACTAAGAACTTTAATATGTGCCGACTATTATTCAATCTGATTAGATGATAGGAAAATTTAATATTTTTCTCTTCTTTGTAGGCTTTTTTAGTGGGTTTGATGTTCTTCAATTTATTCTTAAAAGTTTGTATTTTATGATTATTTGTCAATACATTCATTTAATTGAGAGAGTATTTTCTCTTTATCTAATTCTTTCCCAATAAAGACAAGTTGATTATTTTTAACTTCTCCCCATTCACTATCTTCAATAGAAATTCTTTTACCAGCAAGGTGAAAGACATGTCTTCTTTCACTTTCCTTGAACCAAAGGATACCCTTTGCTCTGAAAACATTACTTTTTAATTGATTATCTAAAAAATGTTGGAATTTCCTAAGAGAGAAAGCTTCTTTAGTATGAAAAGAAACAGAAAGAAAATCTTCAATTTTATTATCTTCTTCTGAGTGAATATGTTCATGTTCATGTTCATGTTCATTTTTATGTTCATTAGAGTGATAATGAGCTGATTCTTTTTGATTTATCAGATCAATTTCAAATAGACCTACGCTTAATAATAAATTAAGAGGAATATTCCCTTTAATACTTTTTAAAACTCTCACATCATTTTTTATTTCTTTTAACTTTTCTATGGTTTCTTCTATGTTTTTATTAGTAACTAAATCACATTTATTTAGAAGTATTATATCACTATAGATTACTTGAGCCCTTCCTATTGAACTTTCTAAGGCAACATCATTAAAATTCTCAGCATCAATTAAAGTTATAATAGAGTCTAATCTTATTTGATCTCTTAACTCACTTCCAAGTAATGTCATTACGACTGGAAGAGGATCAGCTAATCCTGTAGTTTCAATAATAATATAGTCTAACTTCTTGTTGACAGTAATTAATTTTTCTATTGCTTCTACTAACTCACCATTTATAGAACAACAAATACATCCATTACTTAGCTCTATCATTTCTTCTTTAGTCTTAATTATTAACTCATTATCAATTCCTATTTCACCAAATTCGTTAACCAATACAGCTGTCTTTATACCTTTCTGATTAGTAAGGATATGATTTAATAAAGTTGTTTTTCCTGATCCTAAAAATCCTGATATAATTGTAATAGGAATATTAGTTTTGGAAACTATATTTTCTTTAATATTAGATTCATTTGTGTTCATTTTAATGGAAGTAAGTAATGATACATTAGGTATTGATTAATTTATCAATAGACTCAGCAAGCTTGATGTCGTTAGTAGTAATTCCACCTTTGTCATGAGTAGTTAGATTGATCTTAACTTTATTATATGTATTCTGCCAATCAGGATGATGACCCATTTTTTCTGATAAAAGAGCAACCTTACTCATAAAGCCAAAAGCATCAATGAAATTATCAAATTTAAATTCTCTCTTTATCGTTTTATTATCTATTAACCAAGAAGGATTCTTTTCTATAAAATAATCTAGTTGATGTTGTTCTAATAAGGAAGTCATGAGTTTTTTATATTTAATTTTAATTTAAATCAAAATCACCAATTGCATGCAATTGTAATGACCTTGATTTATTTGACGTCCTATGTTCCCATATGTAAATTCCTTGCCATAAGCCTATTTTTAATGCACCATCAGAAACACTGAAGCTTAAATTATTTGAAGTAAGCATTGTTCTTATATGAGCAGGCATATCGTCTAAACCTTCTTGTGAATGAAGATATTCTATTTTTCCACTACTTCTGTCAATAGGATATAATCCCTTCTCTGGGACAATAGCTTTCATGTATGCTGATAGGTCTTTTAGAACATTAATATCCGCATTTTCATTTATAATTAAACTACAGCTTGTATGCTTTAGAAAAATAAGAAGTATTCCTTTTTGAAACTTTTTATATTGGATCCAATCATTAATGTCTTTTGTAATATCAGTAAAACCTTCACCCCTCGTCTCAAAATTTAAAGTAGATAAAATCTGTTCCATTGCTAATAAACTGTTTGACCTGACTACACTAAATACTAACAGGCTTGTTCCTTTTCTATTAAGTTAAACTATTTTGAATCCGATCATATAAAAAAAGATATAATTTTTTTTTTTTTTAAATAATGAATAATTTAATTAAGAACTTATAATTTAAATTATTTTAAATTGATCAAATATGAATCTATTTTCATCAATTTGATATTAGAATTAAACAAATATCAAATGGAATACGTTGTCAAAGTCTGCTTGGCAGCTTTTGGGTGATTACCTAAAAGATACGCAGTTGTTGGGATCTATACAAAGCACTCTCTACTGGGATCAAAATACATCTATGCCTATTGCTGGTTCTACTTGGAGAGGTGAGCAATTAAGTCTTTTAGCTAAGCAACTTCATGCAAGACAAAGTTCTGAACAGTTCGAAATTTTAATAAAAGAAGCAAAATCTGAACTTCAAAATTTAAAAGAGAAAGACGATTTTGGATCAGAACTTATGACAGATAGGTTTAAGAATATTGAGTTGCTTGAGCAAGATTTCAATAGACAAAAAAGATTGGATCCTAAATTGGTTGTTGAGCTTGCAACAGCAAAGTCTGAAGGTTATATGTGTTGGCAGGAAGCTAGGAAAAATAATGACTTCAAAAGTTTTACTCCAGCTCTCAAGAAATTAATTTCACTACGAACAGAACAATCCAATCAGCTCTGTGAACAAAGAAGTTGCTGGGAGACACTTGCTCAGCCTTTTGAACCGAACTTAACGATTAATCGTGTAAGCGAACTATTTGAACCTTTAAAAAAAAGATTGCCAGAATTGATTCGGAAGGCTGCGACAATAACTAATAAAAAGAGTAAAAAATGGGATTTAGCAAATAACGATCAAGAAAAGCTCTGTCAAATACTTTTAAATGATTGGTCTAGGGATCCTTCTAATACAGCTATAGCTAAGTCCCCTCATCCATTTTCAATAACTTTAGGTCCGGATGATTATCGAATTACGACTCGAATAGTTAAAGGTCAGCCACTTTCTTGCTTATTAGCTACTGCCCATGAGTGGGGACATTCTCTGTATGAACAAGGCTTGCCTTCTGAAAGTCACCAATGGTTTGCATGGCCATTAGGTCAAGCAACTTCTATGGCTGTTCATGAGAGTCAATCTCTATTTTGGGAAAATAGAATTGCTAGGAGCTTTTCATTTGCAAAGTCTTTTTGGCATCATTTTGAGAATGCAGGTGCTCCAATTCATTCTGGAAATGATTTATGGATCAATCTAAATCCATTTACTCCCGGGTTGAATCGAGTAGAGGCTGATGAACTTAGTTATGGCTTGCACATAATGATTAGGACTGACTTGGAAATTGATCTTCTAGAGAGAGGGCTTTCTGTAGAAGATCTGCCTAATGAATGGAATAAAAGGTATTTGGACCTTCTAGGTGTTTCGCCAGAAAATGATACTGAAGGATGTTTGCAAGATGTTCACTGGAGTGAGGGGATGTTTGGTTATTTCCCTTCTTATTTGCTTGGTCATCTTATTAGCGCTCAGTTAACAAAAACTCTTGAAGAAGATTTAGGAAAAATTGAAAATATTATTGAAGCGAATGAAATCAGTAAAATATTGGGGTGGCTTCGCAAAAATGTTCATCATCATGGGAGAAGTTTGGATTCAGAGGAACTTGTAAAGAAGGTCTCTGGAGCAACATTATCACCAAATTATTTTCTTGAATACTTAGACAATAAACTTGAAAAGCTTTCTCGAATCTCTAATTAAAATATACATTTATTAGGATAAAAACTACGTAAAGCATATTTTTTGTTGAAATTTTTCTAAATTATTTACAAGAACTTCATTTGCATTTACTGCGTTGATTTACCATGTAAGAACATAAAAAAATACTATGGCTAACCTTGATCAAGCACCTAGCAGAACAATGCCTAATCTGCTTCATGTCTTACCTGCGTTTGCCAATGAATCTGAACATAGAGTCAACACAATCGTTGAGTTGAATTCAAACACAATAAATAAATACGAGCTTATTACTGAAACAGGGCATCTAAAGCTTGATCGAGTTGGATATTCGTCCCTCGCCTACCCTTTCGCTTATGGATGTCTTCCACGTACATGGGATGAAGACGGCGATCCGTTAGATATCGAAATTGTGAATGTTACAGAGCCGTTAGTACCCGGTTCAATTATTGAAGCAAGGATTATAGGAATAATGACCTTTGATGATGGAGGTGAAGTTGACGACAAAGTTATTGGCGTAATAGCCGATGATAAGAGGATGGATCACATAAAAAGCTTTGAACAATTAGGAAAGCATTGGATTAAGGAAACAACTTATTATTGGGAGCATTATAAAGATCTTAAAAAACCAGGAACTTGTACTGTAAATGGCTTCTTTGGTGTTGAAAAAGCAGTTGAGATTATCAAATCCTGCGAGAAGCGTTACTTATCTGAAATAGATCCTAATTTAATTAATTAAACTGTTTGAATGATTTAGGCCCTCGCAGACTTGAAAATCTCTTCTAATATTTCTCCTGCACCACGGCCTTTTAATTCATTGGCTAAGTCTATTCCTATTTCCTCTGCAGAGCTTACCGATCCTTTTTTTGTATCTCTAATTAATCTTTTACCATCTAAACTTGCGACCATTCCTTCAAGAATTAATTCATCGTTGTTAATTTCAGTTCTAACGCCTATTGGAACTTGACATCCTCCTTCAAGCTCTCTGAGGAAAGACCTTTCTGCTAAACATCTTTTAGATGTTGACTCGTGTTCAAGTGTTTTTAAAATATCTAGTACCTCTTGTTGACCACTTACACATTCAATACCAAGAGCTCCCTGTCCCACAGCATGGAGTGAAATATCTGTTGGAATCAACTGATGTATTCGATTAGCAAAACCAAGCCTTTGCAATCCAGCAGCAGCCAAGATAAGACAGTCATATTCTCCTGAGTCAAGCTTTTCTAATCGTGTAATCACATTTCCTCGTACATCTTTGAAAACAAGATGTGGATAATGGTATCGCAATTGAGCAAGCCTTCTTAAGGAACTAGTCCCCACTACAGAACCTTCTGGCAGAGTCTCTAGTTTGTGAATTTGATTTTTCTCATTAACGACTAACGCGTCTGAAGGATCCTCTCTTTCTGTTATGCAGCCAAGAATTAATCCCTCTGGAAGATTAGTAGGTAAATCTTTTAGTGAGTGGACCGCAATTTCGGCATGACCAACAAGCATTTGAGCTTCAAGTTCTTTAGTGAAAAGACCTTTATCTCCTATTTTTGCTAATGCCACATCAAGTATTTTGTCACCCTGAGTAGCCATTGCTTCGATAGTGATAGCAAGATCAGGATGGGCTTTTTGTAGTTCATCTCGTACCCAGTTCGTTTGAACCATGGCCAGCTGGCTTCGGCGAGAGGCGATGCGCAGTTGGTCTAGTGTCATTAGCAAATATTTTCTATTTCTTTACCTTAAGCAGTCAACCTTACCAAATTAAAATTCTTGGAAAATAATTTAATAAGGTTGATGTGAAATGAAATCTATGATCTAAACAATTATTTGTATTTGTTGCTTGAAAAAATAAAGGTAATGGTTTAATTTTTTTAATTTAACTTGATATATTCTTTAAGAACCCCGTTTCTATTTGGATGACGGAGTTTTCTGAGAGCCTTGGCCTCTATTTGTCTAATCCTCTCTCTAGTTACATCAAAAATCTGTCCAATTTCTTCAAGGGTTTTCATCCTTCCATCGTCTAAGCCATAACGAAGTCTTAGAACATCCCTTTCTCTGGGACTTAATGTAGCAAGAACACCCTCCAAATCCTCTCTTAAAAGGGTTTTTGCTACATCTTGTTCAGGATTTTCTATATCTGCTTCAATAAAGTCACCAAGTCTAGAATCTTCTTCTTTACCAATAGGAGTCTCAAGAGAAATGGGGAGCTGAGCGCTTTTGGCGATGAATCTGAGTTTCTCAATCGTCATTTCCATGCTTTCGGCGATTTCTTCCTCTGTTGGTTTCCTTCCAAATTCTTGACTTAACACTTTAGTGGTTTTCTTGATCCGTGAAATTGTTTCGTACAAATGTACAGGCAAACGAATTGTTCTGCTTTGATCTGCAATTGCTCTAGTAATAGCCTGCCTGATCCACCAGGTAGCATAAGTTGAGAATTTATAGCCTTTCTCATGATCAAATTTTTCAGCTGCACGAATGAGACCAAGACTTCCTTCTTGAATAAGATCTTGAAAAGACAAACCTCTATTCATATATTTCTTGGCTATTGAAACTACTAATCTTAGATTCGATTGCACCATTTTTTCTTTCGCTCGTCTACCAAGCATCAATCGCCTGCGAAAGCGAGTTAATGGCATCTCTGCAAGAACTGCCCATTCTTTCACTGATGGGAAATGGCCATTCTCACTTTCAAATTGGGCAGCTTCCTCCTCTAATTGAAGAAGATCAGCTATCTTTCTGGCCAATTCAATTTCTTCGTCTGGCCTGAGAAGTCTTATTCGACCAATTTCTTGTAGATACACTCTGATCGAGTCTTCTGTGTAAACACCTTTTGGTCCTATTTTTATACTTGCTAAAGCTTTAGCTGCTGCTTCTTGAGCACTCGATAACACTGAAGCATTATCGTCATCATCATCTAATTCGATATCTGCATCAGTTACTTTAGTTGCTTCAGCAATTAATCTATCCGCCTCCAGATCTAAATCAATTTTCAGATCATTTGAAGATTCTTGAGGAAGAGTTAGGGTTTCTTTAGTCACGTTTACTTTGGCGGCTGTTTTTTTAATTTTTTTGGAATTGTTTTTATTTTCTTGATTAAGAGAAATATTTTTAGATGTCATTTTTTCCTTTAACATGATTTTCTCGATGGTTTTGTGGTCTTTTGCAGAGCTCAGGTTATTACCCGAAAAAAAAATGGTCGGAATCTCCTAGAGATGATATTTCAGGAAAAACTATTTAATTTGTAAAATTCAACAAAAACACTCTAATTTGAGAATGTCCTTAATCGTGATAAATCTTGCGAAAAATCACATGACATCAATACGGACTTGAAATTATGATGAATGTTTTGTTGAGTAATGGAGATTTGTAAGCAAGGATGTCAGGGGATTTCTCAGACCGGCTTATTTCAGAATCGGATTTTTCCTGTTCTTGATAAAGCTTCTAGTCTTCCCTCTGGGTGGAATTTTGCAATTTCCACAACAGCTTTAAAGCTGTTCACAATCCAATGGTAGAAAAAATTTCTTAAGTCGGCAAGTATTAAAAATGATATGAATCTCTTTGTCTTTGATATTTGGTTACATGTTGGTCGTGAAGGACGATGTTTTTCTTATAAAGATGGAAAAAATTTAGATATTGATTTAGGCGATGTGGTGACAGTGCGTTTAAAAGGTCAACTTATGCAGGGCTTGGTCGTTAAGAAGATGAAAAAAGACATTACTTGTTTAAAGGGAAATTTAAATAATATTTCATTTAATGATGTAGAAACATTGGTTCAAAAAGCAGCTATAAAAAAAGAATGGAGAGAGTGGTTAGAAGAAATCGCCCATGAATTATATGTAAGTGATTTTCAGATGCTTAAGACCGCTTTACCTTCTAGTTGGTTGGGAAGGTCGAAGCTTTCGAATAGGTCAAAAAAACTTTGGTGGGTAAAATTATCCAGTAATAATCATGAGGAAAAGATATCAAATCGACAGATTGAGTTGAAGAAAAATCTTCTCTTAAATGGAGGGGGAAAATGGCAAAAAGATTTGGAAGCTGAAGGATTTTCTTCGGGATTGATTAGAAACTTTGTCTTATCTGGTTGGGGAGAAAGAGAAAAACGTTTTTTTCTTTCTAAAACTCTTGGTGATGAAGAACCTAATAAGAAAAAATTTTTAAAAATTGAGGATCCTCAATCTTTAACGTTAGAGCAAAAATTAGCAAAAGAAAAATATGATTCTCTTTCAAACGGGTCAGCTCTCTTACTTTGGGGTGTTACTGGATCGGGTAAGACTGAGGTATACCTTCAAATAGCAGCACTCGAGTTATCGTCAGGTAGACATTGCCTTATACTTACTCCCGAAATTGGATTGGTACCACAATTAGTTGATCGCTTTCGAAAGAGATTTGGATTAAATGTTTTTGAATATCATAGTAATTGTTCTAATAAAGAAAAAATTGAGACATGGAAGAGATCTTTAGAAACTACAATACCTAGCGTTTTCATTGGGACTCGCTCAGCTATTTTTCTACCATTATCCAACTTAGGATTGATAGTTCTTGATGAAGAACATGATAGCTCTTATAAACAAGAATCCCCAATGCCTTGCTATCATGCAAGAGATTTGGCAATTCATAGAGCAAAAAAAATCGGAGCTAAAGTAATACTTGGAACAGCAACTCCATCTTTAACTATTTGGAAAAATATAAAACCCAATGGCAACATAGCTGTTGCGAAATTAAATCAACGCATTTTGAATCGTAAATCACCAACGGTTAATGTTGTAGACATGCGTGAAGAATTAGCTATTGGAAATCGCAGCTTAATTAGTAGATATCTAAAAAAACAACTTTTGAATATAAAAGAGAGCGGAAATCAAACGATCATTTTAGTCCCTAGACGTGGGTATAGTAGTTTTCTAAGTTGCCGTAGTTGTGGAGAGGTCGTTCAGTGCCCACATTGTGACGTTGCACTTACTGTACATCGTTCCAAAGAGGGGAATCAATGGCTACGTTGTCATTGGTGTGACTTTCGTTCGAGAATTAGTGATAAATGTGGAGAATGTGGTTCAAATGCTTTTAAACCTTTCGGGACTGGAACACAAAGAGTTATGGATCATTTAGAAAGAGAACTTGAGGGTATAAGTTTATTAAGGTTTGATAGAGATACAACTAGAGGTCGTGATGGCCATAGATTGTTGCTTAAAAGATTTGCTGATGGTGATGCCGATATTTTAGTAGGTACTCAGATGCTCTCTAAGGGTATGGACTTACCAAAAGTAACTCTTGCTGTCGTCCTAGCAGCAGATGGTTTATTGCATCGTCCTGATTTAATGGCTACTGAAGAAACTCTTCAACTTTTTATGCAATTGGCTGGTCGTGCTGGACGTGGTGAGCAACCTGGGAAGGTTGTAGTGCAAACTTATTGTCCTGATCATCCTGTTATTCTTCATTTAATTGACGGGAGGTACGAAGAGTTTTTGAAAAAAGAGGAAAAGACCAGAAAAGAAGCTTCGATGGTTCCGTATAGTCGAGCATGCTTATTAAGGTTCTCAGGAGAATCTTCAGAGAGTACATCAAAAGCAGCATTTCATGTCTCATCAAAAATCAGGAATATTTGCAGTGCAAAAGATTGGAAATTGGTTGGTCCAGCACCTTCATTAGTTGAGAGGGTGGCAGGTAAAAGCCGTTGGCAACTTCTTGTATATGGACCCGAGTTAAGCCAAATTCCAATTCCTTATGGACCTGAATTATGGAAAGAATTACCAAAAGGAGTAAGCCTTTCTATTGATCCTGACCCTCTACAACTATGAGTAGCTTTACCCTCATTAAGGTGGTAACTCAGGGAAACCGAATCCCATTTGGAGGCGAAATCTTTGAAGGGATAAGCTCAGCAAAGTTAAAGCTATTATCAAGATAATCCCAACTGAAATTTGGTTCCATTTCCAATTCGAAATTTCCAGTTGGTTAATCTGTCCTATTTTAAGAGGGAAATAAGTTAAACCTTTTTTAAAACTAGGTTCGAGAGGTTTAGCTTTGAAATTATTTTTATTGCCAACTTCATGAATGACTATGTTGATTTTTAATCCAGGAATTTTTGGAATTCCTTTCAAATCAAAATAAATTTTAAAATTTTGACTTGTACCAATTATCCAGTTTTTGTTGTTTGTAATTATTTCAGGTTTATTTATAGTGAAACCACTTGTCTTTGAAGCTACTGAAGCTATTTGCTGAAGTAATTTATTTGCTTCTTCAAAACGAATAGTTGGTGATTCAAAATGCTGCTTATCCTCATAAGTTTGGGGTCTTAAGATGCTATTCTCTTTACTAAGGTTATCTTCAAATTCCCTTTGCCATGGTATTGATTCACCAGAATTACTCTCTATATCAAGTGAAATCTTTAGTCGATCTGGACCTGTAAGACTCAAGTTTGTTGATATATCAACGCAACCACTCAAGAGGAAGGTTAATAAGAAAATAATTAATAAAGTTATTATTGAAAATCCAAAGTCTAGATTTTTTGTTGGACCTGTTGGAGGATGATTAATTCTCTCCTCCTCCTTCTTCTTCGTTTTTCTAAATGATGATTTTAGAGATGGCTCCATTTCTATCTTTGGGATCTCAACAGACCAGCTTGACGGTCTTGGTAAATGTGGGGAATCAAGTATTGATAAGAGCTGTTTGGCTTGTTGACGGACGCTCTCTTTTTTATTATGTATTAATGCTTGACAAATATTGATCGCTTGTTGCTCATCACCTTTCCCTATGTAGGCAGTAACTATAAGTAGTCTAAGTTGTCCTCCTGTTTCTGTCTCTGATTGGAAAGCTGTAAGTAAAGGATCAACTATTTTTATGCAAAAATTGTAATCACCTTTATTAAGGGCCGCTTCAGCCGCTTTTATAGCTGAAGCTACATTTGACATTTAACCTCTACCAATAACCATTGTTCCAATCCCTGCATCAGTGAAAACTTCTAATAGAAGGGCGTGAGGAGTCCTTCCATCAATGATGTGGGCAGCCTTTACACCCTGAGCAAGCGAACGAATACAACATTCAACTTTTGGTCTCATACCTGCTTTAACTATACCTTTATCAATTAATTCTCTGGCTTCCGATAAACCAATCTTTTCTATTAAGGAAGAAGGATCACCCTCATTTCTTAAAATACCAGGAGTATCTGTCAAAAGAATTAATTTTTCGGCACTTAGTGCTGCCGCCAGTTCCCCAGCAACAGTATCAGCATTGATATTGTGTGATCTGCCATCAGAGGAGTTGGCTACACTGGAAATGACTGGGATGTAACCGTCCTCGAGAAGAGGGCTTAATATCTTTGTATTTACTTTTGCAACTTCTCCCACAAGACCATGACTTCCATCTCCAAGCGTTCTTGCCTCAATCAGTCCGCCATCTATTCCACATAGTCCAACAGCTAAGCTTCCATGATTGTTGATTCCACTTACTATCTGTTTATTTACTCTTCCAGTAAGGACCATCTCTACGACATCCATGGTATTGGTATCGGTAATACGTAAACCATCTAGGAAAACTGGTTTTATTCCTAATTTTTCCAACCATTGGTTTATTTCCGGCCCCCCACCATGAACGACTACTATTTGTACGCCAACAGAGGAAAGAAGAGCTAGATCTCTTAATACTGCATTCTGAAGTGTTTTGTCGACCATGGCTGAGCCACCATATTTGATTACGATCCTTTTATTTGCAAAACGCTGAATGTAAGGAAGTGCCTCACTTAAGACAGAAACTCTTATTGAATCTTTGTTCGTAAAGGGTTGATTAGAATTCTTACTGGAGTCAGCTTGTTGGTCTTCTTTATTCATTTTCTTTTGAATTTTCTTCTTGTTTTTGCGGAAGTAGGATTAAATCTAATTCACCAGATGTGGGACAAAATAATTCAGCACATAAACCTTTAGCAAAGAATCTTCCTAAACGTTCTTTTTGTGCATTCCATCTTTCTAAAGATACAGCAGCCATTTCAAATCTCATTCGTATTCCATAATTACCACTTTTAACCAATTCTTCTACTTCTATAAGTTGGGGAGGACTATCTATGTCCCATAGCTTTAATACTCTTAGAGATGATTCAAGCTGGCAAGATTGACCATAGCGCCATCTCGTTACATCTTTAACTAGATTGCCTAGTTCTTCAGGAGCTTTAGCTCTCTCTGAGGCAAACTTATTTGCAGGCACTACTCTTAGGGCAGGCGGAACTTCAGTGGTTTTTAGTGATATACCTATCAGGAAAATAGGTACTCCATAGAAGAAAGTTGGAACACTGAGGTTTGTTGCATCAGTGAAATAAGCTGTTAGTCCTATCAGAGAAAGGGATGCTCCTCCGATGGTGATCAGGCTTGCAGGGGATAGAAGTTTATTCATGAATGTAATTTTGGCTAAAATCTTGGGTAGATGGGTTTTTAGGAGACAGTCTCATGGCCTCGCACCAAAAACAATTTTCTGAGTTAAGTGAACTTGTTGAAAAATTAAACAAGGATAGATCTTGGATTCTTGAACAATTAGATAGAGGTTGCTGGCCTGAATTTAGACCTGACTTGGCTGCATTGGAGAGAGAATTAGGTCAACTTTTAACTAGGGCTACAGAATACATTGAAGAAAATCATTGATTTTTTAGAATGGAATGTCATCTGTATCAGGTACTAATGGAGAGCTGTCCCATTTGACACTTTCGTTATTTAATGAGTTTGCGGAATCGCTTTTTAGATTTGATTGAGTTTTAGAAGGTATTGATGAAACAGCTGTGTTAGAAGATAAGGGGTGAATTCTCGAAAGAGTAAATTCAGCTTTCTTTTCTTTAGTGCCATCCTGACGAGGAACAGTATTCATTCTCAACCGACCTTCTATTACTAATTTAGAGTTGACTTGAACTGTGTTTTGAAGCTCTTCTGCTAATTTTCCCCAACCAACCACCTTGATTGCGCAGGGAGGGTCATCAGCACGGAGACTGTCAAATTCAACTTCTATTTCAGCTAGTGGAGTTTTGTTGTCTTGGGTAAAACGAACTGTTGGGGCTTTCTTTACCAAAACCTCAAGCATGCAATGGTTCATTTTTTTCTTTAGTTATTGTGGTTTATCTTGATTGATATAATGGAAAAATGCCAGCCACATCTTTGGTTGTTAACAGGAACAGGCGAAGGGCATGTTTTTGCTAGGTCTCTATTGAAGGAAGGCTGGAAAATTACTGTTAGTGTTGTTTCGGATAGAGCCTCAATTCCATATGAAAAATTAAATTTAGAGAAAATATTAATTGGTGCCTTGATTACTGAGGAAGATATTAG
The sequence above is drawn from the Prochlorococcus marinus str. MIT 1013 genome and encodes:
- the argB gene encoding acetylglutamate kinase, giving the protein MNKEDQQADSSKNSNQPFTNKDSIRVSVLSEALPYIQRFANKRIVIKYGGSAMVDKTLQNAVLRDLALLSSVGVQIVVVHGGGPEINQWLEKLGIKPVFLDGLRITDTNTMDVVEMVLTGRVNKQIVSGINNHGSLAVGLCGIDGGLIEARTLGDGSHGLVGEVAKVNTKILSPLLEDGYIPVISSVANSSDGRSHNINADTVAGELAAALSAEKLILLTDTPGILRNEGDPSSLIEKIGLSEARELIDKGIVKAGMRPKVECCIRSLAQGVKAAHIIDGRTPHALLLEVFTDAGIGTMVIGRG
- a CDS encoding DUF2854 domain-containing protein, with protein sequence MNKLLSPASLITIGGASLSLIGLTAYFTDATNLSVPTFFYGVPIFLIGISLKTTEVPPALRVVPANKFASERAKAPEELGNLVKDVTRWRYGQSCQLESSLRVLKLWDIDSPPQLIEVEELVKSGNYGIRMRFEMAAVSLERWNAQKERLGRFFAKGLCAELFCPTSGELDLILLPQKQEENSKENE
- a CDS encoding single-stranded DNA-binding protein, with protein sequence MNHCMLEVLVKKAPTVRFTQDNKTPLAEIEVEFDSLRADDPPCAIKVVGWGKLAEELQNTVQVNSKLVIEGRLRMNTVPRQDGTKEKKAEFTLSRIHPLSSNTAVSSIPSKTQSNLKSDSANSLNNESVKWDSSPLVPDTDDIPF